The stretch of DNA TAGCAATACGTTGAGGGAAACAACCAAATTTTTTATCCTTAATCCTGGGAAAAGCGATCAATTAGCTTCCAGCCCAACCAAAGCGGTGGTTTCTCTTCAGAATGACCGTGGAACTAATTATACAACTTATCTGGCGGTGTATAACGAAATAGTTGCAGCATATAATGAATTATGGGATGATTTAGCCCAGAAAAACTTTGGGGTAGTATATAAAGATTTGTCTACAGCCCAAAAGCGATCCATTCGAATGGAAATACCCTTGGTTATTTCTGAAGCGGAGCCAACAAGCCATGAAGACTTAGCAGAGCGGTAAATGCTTGGATTAGTTCCGTTTTTTCAAAGGTGGGGGCATCTATTCTTGCGCTTTAATTTTTTGTTCGATAGCAGAGGTGGAGTATCCGGGAATAAATGAGAGGACCTTGACGGCGCCACCAGC from Saprospiraceae bacterium encodes:
- a CDS encoding biopolymer transporter ExbD — encoded protein: MFNRRKSRRESPAINAGSMADIAFLMLIFFLVTTKILEDQGILVRLPMWEVDPPNEKIADRNVLSVKINSANQLLVEGEITHSNTLRETTKFFILNPGKSDQLASSPTKAVVSLQNDRGTNYTTYLAVYNEIVAAYNELWDDLAQKNFGVVYKDLSTAQKRSIRMEIPLVISEAEPTSHEDLAER